The following coding sequences lie in one Eschrichtius robustus isolate mEscRob2 chromosome 10, mEscRob2.pri, whole genome shotgun sequence genomic window:
- the TPRN gene encoding taperin isoform X1, translated as MAGLGRPGPGPRATMPAWKREILERKRAKLAAFGGGAAPGAGAGAEEPAGPAAEPLVLAESLGPLRENPFMRLESERRHGARRGGGAGAAGPGARPAQQLLELYRCVPGVRTIRADNILIIESAPGFPSAPGPGPGPAPAARIRAAEVLVYEAPPPPGRVSRLLQKFDPPPAPCRRGSPERGRPVPPPSPGPALVPRVGERAACFQPEPERCGAGPGPGPRRSDFLHKTGSNSFTVHPRGLRRSAGTRPLPNGPAAPERRAGAANGLTGSAPGPGEWKPKVESGEAPAHPPPSPGTPSATPAAPPALPTLSPASATPSHRQWVSAATSANDSFEILPASKPDMDTIPAGDLQARALASLRMNSRNSFVFIPKRKTSRAPPAEGRQSVGPPEGEVGWASQHQEREAQQVPGADGVFAGGRSPSGVEEGGCLMPATALVDWTVRWQRLSSPPPSPLVATEAEPAQGFGVPGLTTNGREPGRPGLPVTFIDEVDSEDEVPREAKLPCPRAAAPPQYHPHPTGPGHLSELQHRGGNTFTVVPKRKPGALQANGEARPREAEEEGPGSLSEPPAALGTSVKKRYPTVHEIEVIGGYLALQKSCLTKAGSSRKKMKISFNDKSLQTTFEYPPESSLQEEEAEAEKGREEEENEEEEEEGEEEEESGSDTAAEKPFVLFLPRATFVNSVGPESPRLPDGSSGECPPVGMGSPEGSPGHVVMQPHIHRCACRPAGLSSYTPKHSVAFSKWQERALERAPSTEEPPSKEVMLTPAGQNDLADFRSEPALYF; from the exons GGAAGCGGGCCAAGCTGGCGGCTTTTGGCGGGGGCGCGGCGCCGGGCGCCGGCGCGGGCGCGGAGGAGCCCGCGGGGCCGGCGGCCGAGCCGCTGGTGCTGGCCGAGAGCCTGGGCCCGCTGCGCGAGAACCCGTTCATGCGGCTCGAGTCGGAGCGGCGGCAcggggcgcggcgcggcgggGGCGCCGGTgcggcggggccgggggcgcggCCCGCGCAACAGCTGCTGGAGCTGTACCGCTGCGTGCCCGGCGTGCGCACCATCCGCGCCGACAACATCCTCATTATCGAGTCGGCGCCCGGCTTCCCTTCCGCTCCCGGTCCCGGCCCCGGGCCGGCCCCGGCCGCCCGCATCCGCGCCGCCGAGGTGCTCGTGTACGAGGCGCCGCCGCCTCCCGGCCGCGTTAGCCGCCTGCTCCAGAAGTTCGACCCGCCGCCCGCGCCGTGCCGCCGCGGGAGCCCGGAGCGCGGCCGCCCCGTGCCGCCGCCCTCCCCGGGTCCGGCCCTGGTCCCGCGCGTGGGCGAGCGCGCCGCCTGCTTCCAGCCCGAGCCCGAGCGCTGCGGCGCAGGCCCCGGCCCCGGGCCCCGGCGCAGCGACTTCCTGCACAAGACCGGCAGCAACTCCTTTACTGTCCATCCACGGGGCCTGCGCCGCAGCGCGGGCACTCGCCCACTCCCCAACGGGCCCGCGGCCCCTGAGCGCCGGGCCGGCGCTGCCAACGGCCTCACGGGCTCCGCGCCTGGGCCGGGCGAGTGGAAGCCAAAGGTGGAGTCGGGGGAGGCCcccgcccaccctccccccagccccggaACCCCCAGTGCCACTCCAGCCGCGCCCCCGGCATTGCCCACGCTCAGCCCTGCCAGTGCCACTCCCAGCCATCGCCAGTGGGTCTCCGCGGCCACCAGCGCCAACGACTCCTTCGAGATACTGCCGGCCTCCAAGCCAGACATGGACACGATCCCTGCCGGGGACCTCCAGGCCCGGGCTCTGGCCAGCCTTCGCATGAACTCTCGAAACTCTTTCGTGTTCATCCCCAAGCGCAAGACTTCCCGGGCCCCTCCTGCGGAAGGGAGGCAGTCCGTGGGGCCTCCAGAGGGAGAAGTTGGCTGGGCCTCCCAGCACCAGGAGCGTGAAGCCCAGCAGGTGCCTGGAGCAGATGGTGTATTTGCCGGTGGGAGGAGCCCCTCGGGGGTCGAGGAGGGAGGCTGCCTCATGCCAGCCACTGCCCTCGTGGACTGGACCGTTCGGTGGCAGAGGCTGTCCTCACCACCCCCGTCCCCACTGGTCGCCACTGAAGCTGAGCCTGCCCAGGGCTTTGGGGTTCCTGGCTTGACCACGAATGGCAGGGAGCCTGGGAGGCCAGGGCTGCCCGTCACCTTCATTGATGAGGTGGACTCGGAGGACGAGGTTCCCCGAGAAGCCAAACTGCCCTGCCCCAGGGCTGCTGCGCCTCCCCAGTACCACCCGCATCCCACTGGGCCTGGGCACCTGTCAGAGCTCCAGCACCGAGGTGGCAACACCTTCACGGTGGTGCCCAAGAGGAAGCCAGGGGCCCTGCAGGCCAACGGGGAGGCCAGGCCGAGGGAGGCTGAGGAAGAGGGACCGGGCAGCCTTTCGGAGCCCCCTGCTGCCTTGGGGACCTCAGTGAAGAAGCGCTACCCCACTGTGCATGAGATTGAGGTGATTGGCGGCTACCTGGCCCTGCAGAAGTCCTGTCTCACCAAGGCCGGCTCTTCAAGAAAGAAG ATGAAGATCTCCTTCAACGACAAGAGCCTGCAGACTACGTTTGAGTACCCCCCCGAGAGCTCCCtgcaggaggaagaggcagaggccgagaaggggagagaggaagaggagaacgaagaggaggaggaggagggggaggaggaggaggagtccgGCTCAGACACGGCAGCGGAGAAGCCCTTTGTGCTCTTCCTGCCCCGAGCCACGTTCGTGAACAGCGTGGGCCCCGAGAGCCCTCGGCTGCCGGACGGCAGCTCCGGTGAGTGCCCGCCTGTGGGGATGGGCAGCCCAGAGGGCAGCCCGGGCCACGTGGTCATGCAGCCGCACATCCACCGGTGTGCCTGTCGGCCCGCAGGCCTGTCCAGCTACACTCCGAAGCACTCCGTGGCCTTCAGCAAGTGGCAGGAGCGGGCGCTGGAGCGCGCGCCGAGCACGGAGGAGCCCCCATCCAAGGAGGTCATG CTCACCCCTGCCGGTCAGAATGACCTCGCGGACTTCCGAAGCGAGCCAGCCCTCTACTTCTGA
- the TPRN gene encoding taperin isoform X2: protein MAGLGRPGPGPRATMPAWKREILERKRAKLAAFGGGAAPGAGAGAEEPAGPAAEPLVLAESLGPLRENPFMRLESERRHGARRGGGAGAAGPGARPAQQLLELYRCVPGVRTIRADNILIIESAPGFPSAPGPGPGPAPAARIRAAEVLVYEAPPPPGRVSRLLQKFDPPPAPCRRGSPERGRPVPPPSPGPALVPRVGERAACFQPEPERCGAGPGPGPRRSDFLHKTGSNSFTVHPRGLRRSAGTRPLPNGPAAPERRAGAANGLTGSAPGPGEWKPKVESGEAPAHPPPSPGTPSATPAAPPALPTLSPASATPSHRQWVSAATSANDSFEILPASKPDMDTIPAGDLQARALASLRMNSRNSFVFIPKRKTSRAPPAEGRQSVGPPEGEVGWASQHQEREAQQVPGADGVFAGGRSPSGVEEGGCLMPATALVDWTVRWQRLSSPPPSPLVATEAEPAQGFGVPGLTTNGREPGRPGLPVTFIDEVDSEDEVPREAKLPCPRAAAPPQYHPHPTGPGHLSELQHRGGNTFTVVPKRKPGALQANGEARPREAEEEGPGSLSEPPAALGTSVKKRYPTVHEIEVIGGYLALQKSCLTKAGSSRKKMKISFNDKSLQTTFEYPPESSLQEEEAEAEKGREEEENEEEEEEGEEEEESGSDTAAEKPFVLFLPRATFVNSVGPESPRLPDGSSGLSSYTPKHSVAFSKWQERALERAPSTEEPPSKEVMLTPAGQNDLADFRSEPALYF, encoded by the exons GGAAGCGGGCCAAGCTGGCGGCTTTTGGCGGGGGCGCGGCGCCGGGCGCCGGCGCGGGCGCGGAGGAGCCCGCGGGGCCGGCGGCCGAGCCGCTGGTGCTGGCCGAGAGCCTGGGCCCGCTGCGCGAGAACCCGTTCATGCGGCTCGAGTCGGAGCGGCGGCAcggggcgcggcgcggcgggGGCGCCGGTgcggcggggccgggggcgcggCCCGCGCAACAGCTGCTGGAGCTGTACCGCTGCGTGCCCGGCGTGCGCACCATCCGCGCCGACAACATCCTCATTATCGAGTCGGCGCCCGGCTTCCCTTCCGCTCCCGGTCCCGGCCCCGGGCCGGCCCCGGCCGCCCGCATCCGCGCCGCCGAGGTGCTCGTGTACGAGGCGCCGCCGCCTCCCGGCCGCGTTAGCCGCCTGCTCCAGAAGTTCGACCCGCCGCCCGCGCCGTGCCGCCGCGGGAGCCCGGAGCGCGGCCGCCCCGTGCCGCCGCCCTCCCCGGGTCCGGCCCTGGTCCCGCGCGTGGGCGAGCGCGCCGCCTGCTTCCAGCCCGAGCCCGAGCGCTGCGGCGCAGGCCCCGGCCCCGGGCCCCGGCGCAGCGACTTCCTGCACAAGACCGGCAGCAACTCCTTTACTGTCCATCCACGGGGCCTGCGCCGCAGCGCGGGCACTCGCCCACTCCCCAACGGGCCCGCGGCCCCTGAGCGCCGGGCCGGCGCTGCCAACGGCCTCACGGGCTCCGCGCCTGGGCCGGGCGAGTGGAAGCCAAAGGTGGAGTCGGGGGAGGCCcccgcccaccctccccccagccccggaACCCCCAGTGCCACTCCAGCCGCGCCCCCGGCATTGCCCACGCTCAGCCCTGCCAGTGCCACTCCCAGCCATCGCCAGTGGGTCTCCGCGGCCACCAGCGCCAACGACTCCTTCGAGATACTGCCGGCCTCCAAGCCAGACATGGACACGATCCCTGCCGGGGACCTCCAGGCCCGGGCTCTGGCCAGCCTTCGCATGAACTCTCGAAACTCTTTCGTGTTCATCCCCAAGCGCAAGACTTCCCGGGCCCCTCCTGCGGAAGGGAGGCAGTCCGTGGGGCCTCCAGAGGGAGAAGTTGGCTGGGCCTCCCAGCACCAGGAGCGTGAAGCCCAGCAGGTGCCTGGAGCAGATGGTGTATTTGCCGGTGGGAGGAGCCCCTCGGGGGTCGAGGAGGGAGGCTGCCTCATGCCAGCCACTGCCCTCGTGGACTGGACCGTTCGGTGGCAGAGGCTGTCCTCACCACCCCCGTCCCCACTGGTCGCCACTGAAGCTGAGCCTGCCCAGGGCTTTGGGGTTCCTGGCTTGACCACGAATGGCAGGGAGCCTGGGAGGCCAGGGCTGCCCGTCACCTTCATTGATGAGGTGGACTCGGAGGACGAGGTTCCCCGAGAAGCCAAACTGCCCTGCCCCAGGGCTGCTGCGCCTCCCCAGTACCACCCGCATCCCACTGGGCCTGGGCACCTGTCAGAGCTCCAGCACCGAGGTGGCAACACCTTCACGGTGGTGCCCAAGAGGAAGCCAGGGGCCCTGCAGGCCAACGGGGAGGCCAGGCCGAGGGAGGCTGAGGAAGAGGGACCGGGCAGCCTTTCGGAGCCCCCTGCTGCCTTGGGGACCTCAGTGAAGAAGCGCTACCCCACTGTGCATGAGATTGAGGTGATTGGCGGCTACCTGGCCCTGCAGAAGTCCTGTCTCACCAAGGCCGGCTCTTCAAGAAAGAAG ATGAAGATCTCCTTCAACGACAAGAGCCTGCAGACTACGTTTGAGTACCCCCCCGAGAGCTCCCtgcaggaggaagaggcagaggccgagaaggggagagaggaagaggagaacgaagaggaggaggaggagggggaggaggaggaggagtccgGCTCAGACACGGCAGCGGAGAAGCCCTTTGTGCTCTTCCTGCCCCGAGCCACGTTCGTGAACAGCGTGGGCCCCGAGAGCCCTCGGCTGCCGGACGGCAGCTCCG GCCTGTCCAGCTACACTCCGAAGCACTCCGTGGCCTTCAGCAAGTGGCAGGAGCGGGCGCTGGAGCGCGCGCCGAGCACGGAGGAGCCCCCATCCAAGGAGGTCATG CTCACCCCTGCCGGTCAGAATGACCTCGCGGACTTCCGAAGCGAGCCAGCCCTCTACTTCTGA
- the SSNA1 gene encoding microtubule nucleation factor SSNA1 has product MTQQGAALQNYNNELVKCIEELCQKREELCRQIQQEEEEKQRLQNEVRQLTEKLARVNENLARKIASRNEFDRTIAETEAAYLKILESSQTLLSVLKREAGNLTKAAAPEQRSSGGKDS; this is encoded by the exons ATGACCCAGCAGGGCGCGGCGCTGCAAAACTACAACAACGAGCTGGTCAAAT GCATCGAGGAGCTGTGTCAGAAGCGGGAAGAGTTGTGCCGGCAGATCcagcaggaagaggaggagaagcagcGGCTGCAGAATGAGGTGAGGCAGCTGACAGAGAAGCTGGCCCGAGTCAACGAGAACCTGGCTCGCAAGATAGCCTCTCGGAATGAGTTCGATCGGACCATCGCGGAGACGGAGGCTGCCTACCTCAAG ATCTTGGAGAGCTCGCAGACTCTGCTTAGTGTCCTGAAGAGGGAAGCGGGGAACCTGACCAAGGCCGCAGCCCCCGAGCAGAGGAGCAGCGGAGGCAAGGACAGCTGA